A genomic window from Microvirga sp. TS319 includes:
- a CDS encoding PAS domain S-box protein, producing the protein MIAVRAHETARDKERFQLLVDAVTDYAIYMLDPNGIIASWNSGAQRFKGYIESEILGEHFSRFYTDEDRATNLPQRALETAAREGKFEAEGWRVRKDGTHFWAHVVIDPIWDGSGNLLGYAKITRDLTERRKVENALKESEERFRLLVQGVTDCAIYMLDPGGHVSNWNPGAERIKGYTEDEIRGQHFSRFYTDEDRATNLPQRALETAAREGKFEAEGWRVRKDGTRFWASVLIDPIYNNFGTLIGYAKITRDITERRDAQEALAQAQAALFQSQKMETVGQLTGGIAHDFNNLLTIIVNNLDLLTRNVTGARETRLIESAQRAAERGAKLTQQLLAFSRRQPLQPTLHDPNALIVGFEAVLRRACGEMVKLRLSLPSRISTISVDGAQFEAALLNLVVNARDAMPEGGDLTISLDDTVLDGPRAAAKNITPGPYVRLTVRDTGCGMTKEVASRVFEPFFTTKEIGKGTGLGLSQVYGFITQSGGYIELESEPGRGTIIAMLLPSHGDGQGDPGEEDSAEAIRPTRDTAGTVLIVEDEPAVLDVATEIFDSLGYDVLTASDSTQALEVLERDVPIDVLFSDVVMPNGMNGFELSRKARELRPGIKVLLASGYPMSALPSEGFEEGVSFISKPYRWTELADKLRTLRTSS; encoded by the coding sequence ATGATTGCTGTACGAGCGCACGAGACGGCGCGGGACAAGGAACGATTTCAGCTTCTTGTCGACGCCGTCACGGATTACGCCATTTATATGCTTGATCCGAATGGGATCATCGCAAGTTGGAACTCCGGAGCACAGCGCTTTAAAGGTTATATCGAAAGCGAAATCCTCGGAGAGCACTTTTCCCGCTTCTACACGGATGAGGATCGCGCCACGAACCTGCCGCAGCGCGCTCTCGAGACGGCAGCCCGCGAAGGCAAGTTCGAGGCCGAGGGCTGGCGCGTGCGCAAGGACGGCACCCACTTCTGGGCGCATGTGGTCATCGACCCGATTTGGGACGGCAGTGGCAACCTCCTGGGCTACGCCAAGATCACCCGCGACCTCACGGAGCGCCGCAAGGTCGAAAACGCCCTGAAGGAAAGCGAGGAGCGCTTCCGTCTACTGGTGCAGGGCGTCACGGATTGCGCCATCTACATGCTCGATCCCGGGGGCCACGTCTCAAACTGGAATCCTGGAGCGGAGCGCATCAAGGGCTACACCGAAGACGAGATTCGGGGCCAGCACTTTTCCCGCTTCTACACGGACGAGGACCGCGCCACGAACCTGCCGCAGCGCGCTCTCGAGACGGCTGCCCGCGAAGGCAAGTTCGAGGCCGAAGGCTGGCGCGTGCGCAAGGATGGAACCCGCTTCTGGGCCAGCGTCCTCATCGACCCGATCTACAACAACTTCGGAACGCTGATCGGCTACGCCAAGATCACGCGCGACATCACCGAGCGCCGCGACGCGCAGGAGGCGCTGGCCCAGGCTCAGGCGGCGCTGTTCCAGTCGCAGAAGATGGAAACCGTCGGGCAGCTGACGGGAGGCATCGCGCACGACTTCAACAATCTCCTGACGATCATCGTCAACAACCTGGACCTGTTGACCCGCAACGTGACCGGCGCCCGGGAGACCCGCCTCATCGAAAGCGCGCAGCGCGCGGCCGAGCGGGGCGCGAAGCTGACCCAGCAGCTTCTGGCCTTCTCCCGCCGTCAGCCTCTCCAGCCGACGCTGCACGATCCAAACGCGCTGATCGTCGGTTTCGAGGCAGTCCTGCGCCGGGCCTGCGGCGAGATGGTGAAACTGCGGCTTTCCCTTCCCTCCCGCATCAGCACGATCAGCGTGGACGGGGCCCAGTTCGAGGCCGCCCTTCTCAACCTCGTCGTCAATGCCCGCGACGCCATGCCGGAGGGCGGCGACCTGACGATCTCACTCGACGACACCGTTCTCGACGGGCCGCGGGCCGCCGCCAAGAACATCACGCCCGGTCCCTATGTCCGTCTGACGGTCCGGGACACCGGCTGCGGCATGACGAAGGAAGTCGCCTCGCGGGTGTTCGAGCCCTTCTTCACCACGAAGGAAATCGGCAAAGGCACGGGCCTCGGACTGAGCCAGGTCTATGGCTTCATCACGCAGTCGGGCGGGTATATCGAACTTGAGAGCGAACCGGGTCGCGGCACCATCATCGCCATGCTGCTTCCCTCCCATGGCGACGGACAGGGCGATCCAGGCGAAGAGGATTCCGCGGAGGCGATCAGGCCCACCCGCGACACCGCCGGGACCGTGCTGATCGTCGAGGACGAGCCCGCCGTGCTGGATGTGGCCACGGAGATCTTCGACAGCCTCGGATACGACGTGTTGACCGCCTCCGATTCGACGCAGGCCCTCGAAGTGCTCGAACGGGACGTGCCCATCGACGTGCTGTTCAGCGACGTGGTCATGCCCAACGGCATGAACGGCTTCGAATTGTCCCGCAAGGCTCGCGAGCTCAGGCCCGGCATCAAGGTCCTGCTCGCGTCCGGCTATCCCATGTCGGCCCTGCCCTCGGAAGGATTCGAGGAGGGTGTCTCCTTCATCAGCAAACCCTATCGCTGGACGGAGCTGGCCGACAAGCTCCGCACCCTGCGGACCAGCTCCTGA
- a CDS encoding calcium-binding protein, producing the protein MARVFGTSRGDLISPTEHSTGVSGIPSATDRNLIFGGSGNDTITGGRGRDEIHAGNGDDTVSGSYFVIGDSDWLFGDGGNDRLFGSSGSDRLFGGNGNDTLVGGDIEFDNGNDFLSGGNGNDVLDGSKGCDTLFGGRGEDTFRFWVGVTGPTNVSTSAPGEGRRDVILDFEDRKDVIDLSNYQNFLSPFLTPGAPKFLGTAQFDDSTGLQVRYDHIGGHTIVQFRSASDPTWNPPIMGEIDLVGVHRLTAHSFILV; encoded by the coding sequence ATGGCACGAGTCTTCGGCACCAGCCGCGGCGATCTGATTTCTCCGACGGAACATTCCACGGGCGTATCGGGCATCCCGTCCGCAACCGACCGGAACCTCATCTTCGGTGGCAGCGGTAACGATACCATCACGGGCGGGCGCGGGAGGGACGAGATCCATGCGGGCAATGGCGATGATACCGTGTCGGGCAGCTATTTCGTCATCGGAGACTCCGATTGGCTCTTTGGCGACGGCGGTAATGATCGCCTGTTCGGCAGTTCCGGCAGCGATAGGCTGTTCGGCGGCAATGGAAACGACACGCTCGTCGGCGGCGATATCGAATTCGACAATGGCAACGACTTCCTCAGCGGCGGCAACGGCAATGACGTCCTCGACGGGTCGAAGGGCTGCGATACCCTTTTCGGTGGCCGGGGCGAGGACACGTTCCGCTTCTGGGTCGGCGTCACCGGCCCAACCAATGTCTCCACGAGTGCTCCCGGCGAGGGCAGGCGGGACGTGATCCTCGACTTCGAGGACAGGAAGGATGTAATCGATCTCTCGAACTACCAGAACTTCCTCAGCCCCTTCCTCACACCGGGCGCTCCGAAGTTTCTCGGCACCGCTCAGTTCGACGACAGCACGGGCCTGCAGGTGCGCTACGATCATATCGGCGGGCACACGATCGTGCAGTTCCGCAGTGCTTCCGACCCGACCTGGAACCCGCCGATCATGGGTGAGATCGATCTCGTCGGCGTCCACCGTCTCACCGCCCACAGCTTCATCCTGGTCTAG
- a CDS encoding FMN-binding negative transcriptional regulator — MYQPPHFREDRLEVQHALVRAHPLGLLVTYGKTGLAANPIPFMLDEEASQLGTLRGHLSRANPQWRDFDPALEALVVFQGTQTYITPSWYEAKRAHGKVVPTWNYAIVQAYGTLRVIDDPAWLLNQVSAMTSLREATRPEPWAVSDAPSDFLDAQLKGIIGVEIEIARIEGKWKVSQNRPQADRKGVVAGLREDGGEPALQMADLVETRGI; from the coding sequence ATGTATCAGCCGCCGCACTTTCGCGAGGATCGCCTCGAGGTTCAGCATGCACTCGTCAGGGCGCACCCCTTGGGCCTGCTCGTGACCTATGGGAAGACAGGCCTCGCGGCCAATCCCATCCCTTTCATGCTGGATGAGGAGGCGTCTCAGCTGGGCACGCTGCGGGGGCATCTCTCCCGCGCCAATCCGCAGTGGCGCGATTTCGACCCGGCTCTGGAAGCCCTCGTGGTCTTCCAGGGGACGCAAACCTATATCACGCCGTCCTGGTACGAGGCCAAACGCGCGCACGGAAAGGTCGTGCCGACCTGGAACTACGCCATCGTTCAGGCCTATGGGACCCTGCGGGTCATCGACGATCCCGCCTGGCTCCTGAACCAGGTCTCGGCCATGACGTCCCTCCGGGAGGCCACACGGCCCGAGCCGTGGGCCGTCAGCGACGCGCCCTCCGATTTCCTGGATGCGCAACTGAAGGGGATCATCGGCGTGGAGATCGAGATCGCGCGCATCGAAGGCAAATGGAAGGTGAGCCAGAACAGGCCGCAAGCAGATCGCAAAGGCGTTGTCGCCGGTCTGCGTGAAGATGGTGGCGAGCCTGCCCTTCAAATGGCCGATCTCGTCGAGACACGAGGGATATGA
- the aac(6') gene encoding aminoglycoside 6'-N-acetyltransferase, producing the protein MQIVPCDCHTLDAWTALRRELWPDTSVADHVLEARAALEDPGQAMAFLAQDARGAPAGFAEAALRHDYVNGCATSPVAFLEGIYVRPAFRKQGVARLLIEAVEKWARDLGCAELASDVELHNQISHILHLAAGFEETERVVYYRKPLGPRR; encoded by the coding sequence ATGCAGATCGTCCCTTGCGATTGTCATACCCTGGACGCCTGGACGGCACTTCGACGGGAACTGTGGCCGGACACCTCCGTAGCGGACCACGTCCTGGAAGCCCGGGCGGCTCTCGAAGATCCCGGCCAGGCCATGGCCTTCCTGGCGCAGGATGCACGTGGCGCGCCGGCAGGTTTCGCAGAGGCGGCGCTCCGTCATGACTACGTGAACGGATGCGCCACGTCCCCGGTCGCCTTCCTGGAGGGAATCTACGTCCGTCCGGCCTTTCGAAAGCAGGGCGTTGCCCGCCTGCTGATCGAAGCAGTCGAGAAATGGGCCCGGGATCTCGGCTGCGCGGAACTGGCCTCAGATGTGGAGCTTCACAATCAGATCTCTCACATCTTGCATCTGGCGGCAGGCTTCGAGGAGACCGAGCGGGTCGTCTATTATCGCAAGCCGCTCGGCCCCCGCCGGTAA
- a CDS encoding DNA-3-methyladenine glycosylase I, whose amino-acid sequence MTDGLILHPDDKHRCWWPGTDPFYVAYHDTEWGVPEFDDRALFEKLILDGFQAGLSWITILRKRENFRKAFAGFDPAVIARFDQSHVEALMLDKGIVRNRAKIEATIAGARAWLDIQERKGFSAFLWGFIDGRPIQNNLVSRSHVQAETDVSRRISKALKAEGFNFVGPTIVYAFMQAVGMANDHLVGCYRHAECAALAETL is encoded by the coding sequence ATGACCGACGGATTGATCCTTCACCCCGACGACAAGCACCGCTGCTGGTGGCCCGGCACGGATCCCTTCTATGTCGCCTATCACGACACCGAATGGGGCGTGCCCGAATTCGATGACCGGGCCCTCTTCGAGAAGCTCATTCTTGACGGGTTCCAGGCGGGCCTCTCCTGGATCACGATCCTGCGCAAGCGCGAGAATTTCAGGAAGGCCTTCGCCGGCTTCGATCCTGCCGTGATCGCGCGGTTCGACCAGTCGCATGTGGAAGCGCTCATGCTCGACAAGGGCATCGTACGCAACCGCGCCAAGATCGAGGCGACGATCGCGGGCGCGCGCGCATGGCTCGACATTCAGGAGCGGAAGGGCTTTTCCGCCTTTCTCTGGGGTTTCATCGACGGCCGCCCGATTCAGAACAACCTGGTCAGCCGCAGCCACGTCCAGGCGGAAACGGACGTCTCGCGGCGCATCTCGAAAGCCTTGAAAGCGGAGGGCTTCAACTTCGTCGGGCCCACTATCGTCTATGCCTTCATGCAGGCGGTCGGCATGGCGAACGACCATCTCGTCGGCTGCTATCGCCACGCGGAATGCGCAGCACTCGCCGAGACGCTCTGA
- a CDS encoding YfbR-like 5'-deoxynucleotidase, whose protein sequence is MAKEPRVWQRMLSGRRLNLLDPSPLDVELDDIAHGLARVARWNGQTIGGHIFSVAQHSLLVEAIADHFDPDMPRTTRLAVLLHDAPEYVIGDIISPFKAVIGDAYKAIEAGLLGAIHLHFGLPAAPSAALKRFIKQADRQAAYLEATHLAGFGREEAIRFFGRPEPMPRDVQALLDPWPVAEAEDRFRERVLAALA, encoded by the coding sequence ATGGCGAAGGAACCTCGCGTCTGGCAGCGGATGCTCTCCGGCCGCCGCCTCAACCTGCTCGATCCCTCGCCTCTCGACGTGGAGCTCGACGACATCGCGCACGGCCTCGCGCGCGTCGCGCGCTGGAACGGCCAGACCATCGGCGGGCACATCTTCTCCGTGGCGCAGCACAGCCTTCTCGTCGAGGCCATCGCCGATCATTTCGATCCGGACATGCCGCGGACGACGCGCCTCGCAGTGCTCCTGCACGATGCGCCGGAATACGTGATCGGCGACATCATCTCGCCGTTCAAGGCCGTGATCGGCGACGCCTACAAGGCCATCGAGGCGGGGCTGCTCGGCGCGATCCACCTGCATTTCGGGCTGCCCGCGGCCCCGAGCGCCGCCCTGAAACGCTTCATCAAGCAGGCTGACCGGCAGGCCGCCTATCTCGAAGCGACGCATCTCGCGGGCTTCGGGCGCGAAGAAGCGATCAGGTTCTTCGGACGCCCCGAGCCTATGCCCCGCGACGTTCAGGCGCTTCTCGACCCCTGGCCCGTGGCCGAGGCGGAGGATCGCTTCCGCGAGCGCGTTCTCGCCGCTCTGGCTTGA
- a CDS encoding tyrosine phosphatase family protein — MPTLHVCPLSRLKETVASVGPSHMVSLLGVGASVERPDIIPPDRHLVIGVSDIVEPMDGHVLAGPEHMERLLAFVRAWDRDAPLLFHCWAGISRSTAAAYIAACALAPERDEGELALALRAAAPSATPNARFVALADERLERRGRMVEAIRAIGRGAEAMEGAPFMLQINRG; from the coding sequence ATGCCGACGCTCCATGTCTGTCCCCTCTCCAGGCTGAAGGAGACGGTCGCGTCCGTCGGCCCGAGCCACATGGTGAGCCTCCTAGGCGTAGGCGCGAGCGTGGAGCGGCCGGATATCATCCCGCCGGACCGTCATCTCGTGATCGGCGTCAGCGATATCGTCGAGCCGATGGATGGGCATGTGCTGGCCGGACCCGAGCACATGGAGCGGCTTCTCGCCTTCGTGCGTGCCTGGGATCGGGACGCCCCCCTGCTCTTCCATTGCTGGGCGGGAATCAGCCGCTCGACGGCGGCGGCCTATATCGCCGCCTGCGCTCTCGCGCCAGAGCGGGACGAGGGCGAGCTTGCCCTTGCCTTAAGGGCAGCCGCCCCATCGGCCACGCCCAATGCGCGTTTCGTGGCTCTCGCCGACGAACGCCTCGAACGCCGGGGCCGCATGGTGGAGGCTATCCGGGCCATCGGCCGGGGAGCGGAGGCTATGGAAGGGGCCCCCTTCATGTTACAGATTAACAGGGGCTAG